A single region of the Lactobacillus xylocopicola genome encodes:
- the glnA gene encoding type I glutamate--ammonia ligase, with protein sequence MTKKITADDIRKSVAENDVRFLRLTFTDINGTLKAVEVPNSQLEKVLSNDIRFDGSSIDGFVRLEESDMVLYPDFSTWAVLPWTDNQGGKIGCLICSVHMTDGTEFDGDPRNNLQRIIRQMNDMSFSAFDIGFEAEFHLLKLDENGKWTTEVPDHASYFDLTSQDESASCRRDIVETLESIGFEVEAAHHEVGDGQQEIDFKFDDALTTADRVQMFKMIVREIAKKHGLYATFMAKPLQGQAGNGMHTNMSLFKGKKNAFYDQDNEFHLSNNALFFLNGILEHARAITAVGNPTVNSYKRLIPGYEAPVYISWASKNRSPMVRVPSAEEVNTRLEMRSADPTANPYLLLAACLAAGLNGIKEEKMPMEPINGNIFKLSEKEREAAGIKPLPSTLHNALKAFKKDELIKSALGNHLTQSFIGSKELEWNQYTQTVSDWERNRYMGY encoded by the coding sequence ATGACAAAAAAAATTACAGCAGATGATATTAGAAAGAGCGTCGCAGAAAATGACGTGCGTTTTTTACGGTTGACCTTCACCGACATTAATGGGACGTTGAAGGCGGTTGAAGTTCCTAATAGTCAACTAGAAAAAGTTTTAAGTAATGACATTCGCTTTGACGGTTCGTCGATTGATGGCTTTGTCCGCCTGGAAGAAAGTGATATGGTTTTGTATCCTGATTTTTCAACCTGGGCGGTCCTACCATGGACTGATAACCAAGGTGGTAAGATTGGCTGTTTAATTTGTTCTGTGCACATGACAGACGGGACCGAATTTGACGGGGATCCGCGGAATAACTTGCAGCGAATTATCAGGCAGATGAATGACATGAGCTTTTCAGCTTTTGATATTGGCTTCGAAGCAGAATTTCACCTGCTTAAACTTGATGAAAATGGCAAGTGGACCACTGAGGTTCCTGATCACGCCTCGTACTTTGACTTAACTTCACAAGATGAAAGTGCAAGTTGCCGGCGTGACATCGTGGAAACGCTAGAAAGCATTGGCTTTGAAGTTGAGGCAGCCCACCACGAAGTGGGCGATGGACAGCAGGAAATTGACTTCAAGTTTGATGATGCACTAACGACGGCTGACCGGGTGCAGATGTTCAAGATGATTGTCCGCGAAATCGCTAAAAAGCATGGTTTGTATGCAACTTTCATGGCCAAACCGCTCCAAGGTCAGGCTGGCAATGGAATGCACACGAACATGTCCTTGTTTAAGGGGAAGAAAAATGCCTTTTATGACCAAGATAATGAATTTCACCTTTCAAACAACGCCCTGTTTTTCCTGAATGGAATATTGGAACATGCCCGGGCAATCACTGCTGTCGGTAATCCAACCGTCAACTCATACAAACGGTTGATTCCTGGTTATGAAGCTCCTGTTTACATCTCCTGGGCTTCCAAGAACCGCTCGCCGATGGTCAGAGTACCCTCAGCAGAAGAGGTTAATACCCGCCTGGAAATGCGCTCAGCTGACCCAACGGCCAACCCCTACCTCCTGCTGGCAGCTTGTTTAGCAGCCGGATTGAATGGTATCAAAGAAGAAAAGATGCCAATGGAGCCGATCAACGGCAACATTTTTAAGCTAAGTGAAAAGGAGCGAGAAGCAGCTGGGATTAAGCCGCTCCCATCAACTTTACACAACGCACTTAAGGCTTTTAAGAAGGATGAACTAATTAAGTCAGCGCTTGGTAATCACTTAACGCAGAGTTTCATTGGTTCTAAGGAACTTGAATGGAACCAATATACCCAAACCGTCTCCGATTGGGAGAGAAACAGGTACATGGGCTATTAA
- a CDS encoding aminotransferase class I/II-fold pyridoxal phosphate-dependent enzyme has product MNNWPAELQKIVSEIDVQVAAQLAKIDENILVNQNKVLTAFKDQAVAEADLIGSTGYGSDDSGRDKLDRMYAQIFQTEDALVRSQFVSGTHTLATAMAGNLLPGDELMYLTGMPYDTLQQVIGLAGDGRGSLKQYGVKFSHVDLEDGQVDTKAARQLLADHQPKMAVIQRSRGYDTRPSLTVDQIKPLIELVRAVSPKTIIFIDNCYGEFSEQHEPTEYGADLMAGSLIKNAGGGLAKVGGYVVGRHELVENTAARLTAAGIGRAEGASLANNLDYFEGLFIAPSITGNAIKGAIYTAALLERMGLEVTPKWDEDRTDLIQTVIFHDQEKMVRFAQILQANSPINSFVEPVPSHDTGYEDQVIMAAGSFIEGASIELSGDGPIRPPYALYLQGGLTFAHVKIAITNAVNELFYK; this is encoded by the coding sequence ATGAATAACTGGCCGGCAGAATTGCAAAAAATTGTGAGCGAGATTGATGTCCAGGTGGCGGCACAATTAGCAAAAATAGACGAAAATATTTTAGTTAATCAAAATAAAGTTTTAACTGCTTTTAAGGACCAGGCTGTGGCTGAAGCAGACTTAATTGGTAGTACGGGCTATGGCAGCGACGATAGTGGTCGCGACAAGCTTGATCGCATGTATGCACAAATTTTTCAGACCGAAGACGCACTGGTGCGTTCACAATTTGTGTCTGGCACCCATACACTGGCAACTGCAATGGCAGGTAACTTGTTGCCCGGTGATGAACTGATGTACTTGACTGGTATGCCATATGATACGCTTCAGCAGGTAATTGGGCTGGCCGGCGATGGACGTGGGAGTCTAAAGCAGTATGGCGTTAAGTTTTCTCATGTCGACCTCGAGGATGGTCAGGTTGACACTAAGGCAGCGCGTCAGTTGCTGGCCGACCATCAACCGAAAATGGCGGTCATTCAGCGTTCACGGGGCTATGACACACGGCCCAGTTTGACGGTTGACCAAATTAAACCGCTGATTGAGTTGGTGCGGGCAGTCAGTCCAAAGACGATTATCTTTATTGATAATTGTTACGGCGAATTTTCTGAACAGCATGAACCAACCGAATATGGCGCTGATCTGATGGCCGGTTCACTGATTAAGAATGCTGGCGGCGGTCTGGCAAAGGTTGGCGGGTACGTTGTAGGTCGGCATGAACTAGTCGAGAATACCGCAGCACGCCTAACCGCCGCTGGAATTGGTCGTGCTGAAGGGGCTAGTTTAGCGAACAATCTTGACTACTTTGAAGGTTTGTTTATTGCACCAAGTATCACTGGCAATGCGATCAAGGGTGCAATATATACTGCTGCACTATTGGAGCGGATGGGTTTGGAAGTTACGCCTAAGTGGGATGAAGACCGTACAGATCTTATTCAAACGGTGATTTTTCATGACCAGGAAAAGATGGTTCGCTTTGCCCAAATCCTGCAGGCTAATTCGCCTATCAATTCCTTTGTGGAGCCGGTGCCAAGCCATGATACAGGATATGAAGATCAGGTAATTATGGCCGCTGGTTCCTTTATCGAGGGGGCTAGTATCGAGCTTTCGGGGGATGGCCCAATTCGCCCGCCCTATGCACTGTATTTGCAGGGGGGGCTAACTTTTGCCCACGTGAAGATTGCGATTACTAATGCGGTCAATGAGTTGTTTTATAAGTAG
- the miaA gene encoding tRNA (adenosine(37)-N6)-dimethylallyltransferase MiaA, which yields MQKVLAIVGPTAVGKTSLAIELARQLKAEIISGDSMQVYREVAIGTAKATPAEQQVVKHYLVDTQSVFEPYAVTDFVRQAREAIAEIANKGKLPLLVGGTGFYVNALLNQLQLGEKEEQLTAVEPKWQSLLDQAGPQKLWQELNKRDAKTAAHLPAANSRRVLRALTVIDRTGKKFSEQQKEIKPRYDYLIIGLNAERQEIYNRINLRVDQMMEQGLVKEANFVYQNRDREQQILQAIGYKEFFPYFTGEKTLAACVADLKTASRRYAKRQLTYLRHQLPVTWVDPLNDPAYLTKITEKVEEWINE from the coding sequence ATGCAAAAAGTATTAGCAATTGTGGGTCCCACAGCAGTTGGCAAGACTAGTTTGGCAATTGAGCTGGCGCGCCAATTAAAGGCCGAAATTATTTCAGGTGACTCAATGCAAGTTTACCGCGAAGTGGCAATTGGAACGGCCAAGGCGACGCCAGCAGAACAGCAAGTGGTAAAGCATTATTTGGTTGACACGCAATCGGTTTTTGAACCTTATGCAGTGACTGATTTTGTAAGACAGGCTCGCGAAGCGATTGCTGAAATAGCCAATAAAGGAAAGCTACCACTACTGGTTGGCGGGACCGGCTTTTATGTGAACGCCTTACTCAACCAGTTGCAGTTGGGGGAAAAAGAGGAGCAGCTAACTGCGGTTGAGCCCAAGTGGCAAAGCTTACTTGACCAAGCCGGTCCCCAAAAGCTATGGCAAGAGTTAAATAAACGAGATGCCAAAACCGCAGCTCATCTTCCAGCTGCTAACTCCCGGCGGGTCTTAAGGGCCTTAACGGTGATTGACCGGACAGGTAAAAAATTTTCTGAGCAACAAAAGGAGATTAAGCCGCGTTATGACTACTTGATTATCGGGCTCAATGCAGAGCGCCAGGAAATATATAACCGGATCAACTTACGGGTAGATCAAATGATGGAGCAGGGCTTAGTCAAGGAAGCGAACTTTGTTTACCAGAATAGGGACCGCGAGCAGCAAATCTTGCAGGCGATTGGCTATAAGGAATTTTTTCCGTATTTTACCGGCGAAAAAACCCTGGCGGCCTGCGTTGCCGACCTTAAAACGGCCTCGCGCCGGTATGCCAAACGGCAACTGACCTACCTGCGGCATCAATTACCGGTAACCTGGGTTGATCCGCTGAATGATCCCGCATATCTGACTAAAATAACAGAAAAAGTAGAGGAATGGATAAATGAATAA
- a CDS encoding rhodanese-like domain-containing protein has translation MSTFLIIVDAILVAVILAFVSVWLWNKIQTKRLGNGDLTNDEFKQGMRRAQIVDLREKAPFKRKHIDGARNLPYTMLKYQYTELRTDLPVYLYADSLSVTLRAARFLQKKHFSSIKWLKNGFEDWDGRTKTSKY, from the coding sequence ATGTCAACTTTTTTAATTATTGTCGATGCTATCTTAGTAGCCGTGATTTTAGCCTTTGTCTCAGTTTGGCTGTGGAACAAAATTCAAACCAAACGGTTAGGCAACGGTGATTTAACTAATGATGAATTTAAGCAGGGCATGAGAAGGGCGCAAATTGTCGATTTACGAGAAAAGGCCCCCTTTAAGAGGAAGCACATTGATGGTGCGCGCAACCTTCCTTATACCATGTTGAAGTACCAATATACGGAATTAAGGACCGACCTGCCAGTATATCTGTACGCTGATTCGCTGTCAGTAACACTGCGTGCGGCGAGATTTTTGCAAAAAAAGCATTTTTCTTCGATTAAGTGGCTGAAGAATGGTTTTGAAGATTGGGATGGTCGGACAAAAACATCTAAATATTAA
- a CDS encoding YqgQ family protein, with amino-acid sequence MKTLYDVQQLLKKYGIFVHVGKRIWDIELMALELDNLNRAHLLAKHDYLVAKLILRREHEYEERLAKDQHSS; translated from the coding sequence ATGAAAACGTTATACGATGTACAACAGCTTCTAAAAAAATATGGTATCTTTGTTCATGTTGGGAAGCGCATTTGGGACATTGAGCTAATGGCATTGGAACTTGACAACCTTAACCGGGCGCATTTGCTTGCTAAGCATGACTACTTGGTTGCCAAGTTAATTTTGCGTCGTGAACACGAATATGAAGAGCGGCTTGCTAAAGACCAGCATAGCTCTTAG
- a CDS encoding rhomboid family intramembrane serine protease, with the protein MNQRDNLKNCYMTMSILIVLLIVFIVEIALGGSQNTAVLIKMGAMNNLAVVVGHQWWRLFTAQFLHMGILHLVSNAVIIYYLGIYMEEILGHWRFLLLYLLSGVGGNLLSLAWGSDQAISAGASTALFGLFGAMTAIALNNRSNQLITYLGRQSFWLALINIGFDLFDPNIDIQGHLGGFIAGFLLAIVMGNLAMGRYRNKTRFVAACLLVVYSVFTVRLGMIIDLS; encoded by the coding sequence ATGAATCAACGAGATAATCTCAAAAATTGTTATATGACGATGAGTATTTTAATCGTGCTACTTATCGTTTTCATCGTCGAGATCGCACTTGGTGGCTCTCAAAACACCGCTGTTTTAATTAAAATGGGGGCGATGAATAACTTGGCGGTGGTAGTTGGTCACCAGTGGTGGCGGTTGTTCACTGCGCAATTCTTGCATATGGGCATTCTGCACCTAGTTTCTAATGCGGTCATCATCTATTATTTAGGTATTTACATGGAAGAAATTCTGGGACATTGGCGCTTTTTGCTGCTCTATTTGTTATCTGGAGTTGGGGGCAACCTGCTTAGTTTAGCTTGGGGAAGTGATCAGGCAATTAGTGCAGGCGCCTCTACTGCCCTGTTTGGACTTTTTGGTGCAATGACTGCCATTGCCTTGAATAATCGAAGTAATCAGTTGATTACCTATCTGGGCCGGCAGTCGTTCTGGCTAGCCTTGATAAACATCGGTTTTGACCTATTTGATCCCAATATTGACATTCAGGGACACCTGGGCGGCTTTATTGCTGGCTTTTTATTGGCAATCGTGATGGGCAATTTGGCCATGGGCCGGTATCGCAATAAAACCCGGTTTGTGGCGGCGTGTCTTCTAGTTGTTTATAGTGTATTTACGGTTAGATTGGGAATGATTATTGATTTATCATGA
- a CDS encoding 5-formyltetrahydrofolate cyclo-ligase: protein MDKKKIRQAQITHLTAFAHSAAKKTEDQKLLKQLLNSGLLEGKRTVGVTSSLSYEVDTAGLIAYLWDQGKEVYLARANNNLEHSQDFLYYSYMTKIKQSPFGVTEVADPNAEINNCLDLVLVPGLAFAVDTHQRLGFGGGYYDRFLAKHPNTETVALVNSQMILATASWQPEATDIPVQTIVTTQSILHK from the coding sequence ATGGATAAGAAAAAAATACGGCAAGCACAAATTACCCACTTAACCGCCTTTGCACACAGTGCAGCAAAAAAGACCGAGGACCAAAAATTGCTCAAGCAGTTACTAAATTCAGGATTGCTTGAGGGTAAGAGGACCGTTGGGGTAACTTCTTCACTTTCATATGAAGTCGATACGGCAGGTCTTATTGCCTATTTATGGGATCAGGGTAAGGAGGTTTATTTAGCCCGAGCCAATAATAACCTTGAGCATTCACAGGATTTCCTTTATTATAGCTACATGACCAAAATTAAACAGTCCCCATTCGGGGTCACAGAAGTGGCTGATCCTAATGCGGAAATCAATAATTGTCTTGATTTAGTGCTGGTACCCGGTCTAGCTTTTGCGGTTGATACGCATCAGCGTTTGGGCTTTGGCGGCGGTTATTATGATCGCTTTTTAGCTAAGCATCCTAATACGGAGACCGTGGCTTTGGTCAATTCCCAAATGATTTTGGCAACAGCCAGCTGGCAACCGGAAGCAACGGATATCCCAGTTCAGACAATTGTAACTACGCAGTCAATCTTGCATAAATAA
- the rpmG gene encoding 50S ribosomal protein L33 encodes MADNIILECTECGDRSYLSKKNKRKHPERLSLKKYCPVERHATLHRETK; translated from the coding sequence ATGGCAGATAACATCATTTTAGAATGCACCGAATGTGGCGACAGAAGTTACTTATCTAAGAAAAACAAGCGTAAGCATCCGGAACGTTTAAGTTTGAAGAAGTATTGTCCAGTTGAAAGACACGCAACTCTTCATCGTGAAACTAAGTAG
- a CDS encoding peptidoglycan D,D-transpeptidase FtsI family protein, whose amino-acid sequence MKLILGIIFVLFAALIGQLAYLQIGYGSRFKAEVQKANSAVVSSQVPRGVMYDSKGRTLVGSKASNAITYTKSVSTTTADSYQISNSLSRYIRIKSEKPTDQQVVDYYLGNKANSDRELALVPKAIQKTQDEEKINQAVQDQVRQRNIQLTDRQKTAALIFNKISGAYTLSTIYLKNNGLTDKEIAEVGEHLADLPGVGIGTDWRRSYPNGSSIKSIIGSVSTEKTGLPSDDLQYYLTNGYSRNDRVGTSYLEKEYEPLLKGTKATSKVWAKTAGNIEQSKSVYSGQAGASLVLTLDAKYQKSVQKSLESIYAAAIASGAAHYSNGAYAVAMNPKTGAILAVAGISRDPSKNKTTRNALGVINQSFVMGSAVKGAMVAGGLINKVISPSSNVFPDTPVYLPGTPIKKSVYPVGTFGSLDAESALEVSSNIYMMHLAMKWVNAKYVPKQDIRMPDTAFDTIRHNFNMFGLGQKTGVDLPGEISGIQGRSFNEQGHILSGSVLDLSYGNYDAYTPIQMAQYVSTIANGGYRMQPYVVQSVGRTASNGKKIYIDYNKKPNVQLRVPWTKDELNIVRQGFWRVVHGTNSWGTAHKLKDVKPAISGKSGTAQTFYFDPNHPNRKNPPELVNATFVGYAPSNNAEIATAVVFPGLDPDLEGSYTLQMTRAMVQNYFKLHKKRN is encoded by the coding sequence ATGAAACTCATACTGGGGATTATTTTTGTTCTGTTTGCGGCTTTAATTGGTCAGCTGGCCTATCTCCAGATTGGCTATGGTTCACGCTTCAAGGCGGAGGTTCAAAAAGCAAATTCGGCAGTAGTTTCCAGTCAGGTCCCCCGGGGCGTAATGTATGATAGCAAGGGCCGCACCTTGGTTGGAAGTAAGGCCAGCAATGCGATCACTTACACCAAGAGCGTGTCGACCACGACTGCAGATAGTTATCAAATTTCCAATAGTCTTAGTCGCTACATTCGTATCAAGAGTGAAAAGCCCACTGATCAGCAGGTAGTTGATTATTATTTGGGCAATAAGGCCAATAGTGATCGAGAGTTGGCCTTAGTTCCTAAAGCGATTCAGAAAACACAGGATGAGGAAAAGATCAATCAAGCTGTTCAAGACCAGGTGCGGCAGAGGAATATTCAACTCACGGACCGCCAAAAAACGGCTGCTTTAATTTTTAACAAAATTTCTGGGGCGTACACACTTTCAACGATTTATTTAAAAAACAACGGCCTAACGGACAAAGAAATTGCCGAGGTGGGTGAACATTTGGCAGATCTTCCGGGTGTAGGTATCGGGACTGACTGGCGCAGATCCTATCCCAATGGCTCGTCAATCAAGAGTATTATTGGCTCGGTTTCAACGGAAAAGACGGGCCTGCCCAGTGATGACTTGCAGTATTACCTGACTAATGGCTATTCACGTAATGATCGGGTGGGTACGTCCTACTTGGAAAAAGAATACGAACCGCTATTGAAAGGGACTAAGGCGACTAGCAAGGTATGGGCCAAGACTGCTGGTAATATTGAACAGTCTAAGTCTGTCTATTCAGGTCAGGCTGGTGCGAGTCTAGTCTTAACGCTTGATGCCAAGTACCAAAAGTCGGTTCAGAAATCACTAGAGTCAATCTATGCGGCCGCCATTGCCTCTGGCGCAGCCCATTATTCTAACGGGGCCTACGCGGTGGCGATGAACCCTAAGACCGGAGCAATACTGGCAGTTGCCGGGATTAGTCGCGACCCAAGTAAAAATAAAACCACTAGAAATGCCCTAGGGGTAATTAACCAATCTTTTGTTATGGGTTCTGCTGTTAAAGGGGCAATGGTTGCTGGTGGCCTGATTAACAAGGTTATCTCTCCATCCAGTAATGTTTTTCCGGATACACCAGTTTATCTGCCAGGTACGCCAATTAAGAAGTCAGTGTACCCAGTTGGCACCTTCGGCTCGCTAGACGCTGAATCTGCCCTTGAGGTTTCTAGCAATATCTACATGATGCACCTGGCTATGAAGTGGGTGAATGCCAAATACGTGCCTAAGCAAGATATCCGGATGCCCGACACTGCTTTTGACACTATTCGGCACAACTTTAACATGTTTGGGTTGGGACAAAAGACGGGGGTAGACTTGCCCGGTGAAATTTCAGGAATCCAAGGACGCTCCTTTAACGAACAAGGCCATATCTTGTCTGGATCAGTTTTGGACTTATCCTATGGTAACTATGATGCATACACGCCCATTCAGATGGCGCAGTACGTGTCGACGATTGCCAATGGTGGTTACCGGATGCAACCCTATGTAGTACAGTCGGTGGGTCGAACTGCCAGCAATGGCAAGAAAATCTACATTGACTATAATAAAAAACCTAATGTGCAGCTGCGGGTGCCTTGGACTAAGGATGAGTTAAATATTGTCCGGCAAGGTTTTTGGCGGGTGGTTCACGGTACCAATTCTTGGGGAACCGCGCATAAGTTGAAGGATGTTAAACCAGCGATTTCTGGTAAATCGGGAACTGCGCAAACTTTTTACTTTGATCCCAACCACCCCAACCGGAAGAACCCACCTGAACTAGTCAATGCAACTTTTGTCGGTTATGCACCGTCCAATAATGCAGAAATTGCCACTGCGGTGGTTTTCCCCGGACTCGATCCCGATTTGGAAGGATCCTACACGTTGCAAATGACCAGGGCGATGGTCCAAAACTACTTTAAGTTACATAAAAAGAGAAATTAG
- a CDS encoding N-acetylglucosamine kinase yields MTLKYQIGVDAGGTHTVAVAYDMKGAELNRTETGPGQVNTNYNSALTNITSAINYLIDQIDGDCQRIMCGIAGLSVIGHASEVAAEISAKAYNLPTRAVTDSLLALYNGLEGEDGGLVIAGTGSVFNGLQKGKIITTGGYGSILGDEGSGYAITLAALKVALLSWDKREANQLIPLFNRLFQVDDIVAATAKFYKLANSDIAAMAVEVARLADDGDPDATAVIKEQGELLARDIVIGMDRYEEPKPLKIALTGSVLANNSMLRNRLEEKVREKYPKAEFTISNGENARGVVFDKSKDYRYFTSH; encoded by the coding sequence ATGACACTCAAATACCAAATTGGGGTTGATGCTGGCGGAACTCACACGGTTGCGGTCGCATACGACATGAAGGGCGCCGAACTTAATCGAACTGAAACCGGTCCCGGCCAGGTCAACACGAATTACAACTCTGCCCTGACCAATATCACAAGTGCGATTAATTATTTGATTGATCAAATCGACGGTGACTGCCAAAGAATTATGTGTGGGATTGCAGGCTTATCGGTGATTGGTCACGCCTCTGAAGTAGCAGCGGAAATTTCAGCCAAGGCTTATAACTTACCGACCAGAGCCGTCACCGATTCCTTGCTAGCCCTGTATAACGGACTGGAAGGTGAAGACGGTGGCCTAGTAATCGCCGGCACTGGGTCTGTCTTCAATGGTCTACAAAAGGGCAAAATCATTACTACTGGTGGGTATGGTTCAATCTTAGGTGATGAAGGTTCTGGCTACGCCATTACTCTGGCCGCACTCAAAGTGGCTTTGCTCAGCTGGGACAAACGCGAAGCTAACCAATTGATTCCTCTTTTCAACCGGCTCTTTCAGGTCGATGATATTGTTGCCGCTACAGCCAAGTTTTACAAGCTAGCTAACTCCGATATCGCCGCAATGGCGGTTGAGGTAGCTCGGCTGGCAGATGACGGCGATCCGGATGCTACGGCCGTCATTAAGGAACAAGGCGAGTTACTGGCGCGCGATATTGTCATTGGGATGGACCGGTATGAAGAACCAAAACCACTGAAAATCGCACTGACTGGCTCAGTCCTGGCCAATAACAGCATGTTACGTAATCGTTTAGAAGAAAAAGTCCGCGAAAAATACCCTAAAGCAGAATTCACTATTTCTAACGGTGAAAATGCCCGCGGCGTAGTCTTTGATAAGAGTAAGGACTACCGCTACTTTACTAGTCACTAA
- the greA gene encoding transcription elongation factor GreA gives MPEKSYPMTAEGKEKLEAELKNLKVVKRPEVIERIKVARSFGDLSENSEYDAAKDEQSHLEDRINVVEEMLKYAQVVDAQSTDPDEVAVGKTVTYTEVGETDPETYTIVGSDESDPLSGKISNDSPIAQAILGKKKGDTATIATPSGKFDVVINKVEE, from the coding sequence ATGCCTGAAAAATCATATCCAATGACTGCTGAGGGAAAAGAAAAACTTGAAGCTGAGTTGAAGAATTTAAAAGTAGTTAAACGGCCAGAGGTAATCGAGCGGATCAAGGTTGCACGTTCATTTGGCGACCTGTCCGAAAACTCCGAGTACGATGCAGCCAAAGATGAACAAAGCCACCTTGAAGACCGGATTAATGTAGTGGAAGAAATGCTCAAGTACGCTCAAGTGGTTGATGCCCAATCGACTGATCCGGATGAAGTAGCGGTAGGCAAAACGGTCACATATACCGAAGTCGGTGAAACTGACCCTGAGACTTATACAATTGTCGGCAGTGATGAATCAGACCCACTGAGTGGCAAAATTTCCAATGATTCGCCGATCGCGCAAGCTATTTTAGGCAAAAAAAAGGGTGATACAGCAACTATTGCAACACCTAGTGGCAAGTTTGACGTGGTAATTAATAAAGTCGAGGAATAG